Proteins encoded within one genomic window of Spirochaeta cellobiosiphila DSM 17781:
- a CDS encoding ATP-grasp domain-containing protein, which translates to MLGWILYRRNETEIKPEMYEIQSFLSEASLQNIELRILKPEQIDLIVTQEDRKSILIDGKTEPLPDFVLPRMGAGTTYFALAVIRHLERLGVPCFNSSAPIDLVKDKLFTQQILAEKSLPVPKTMLAKFPVDFDLIEDRIGFPIILKTLSGSQGKGVFLSENKKSFEDLIQLIEATNPKANIILQEFIKDSYGRDLRVFTLGGRAVACMERSSTTDGFKANFSAGGEVRAYELTPEIEWLASEASRVLGLDIAGVDLLFDGNHFKICEVNSSPGFEGLDQACNTNAAKEIFHYLKIRLGIFPSKKNQGTAE; encoded by the coding sequence GTGTTAGGATGGATCCTCTACCGACGGAATGAAACGGAAATCAAACCGGAAATGTATGAAATACAATCATTTCTGTCAGAAGCAAGCCTTCAAAATATTGAACTTCGTATACTAAAACCAGAACAAATTGACCTTATTGTTACACAAGAGGATAGGAAAAGTATTCTCATTGATGGAAAAACGGAGCCTTTACCTGATTTTGTTTTACCCCGAATGGGAGCAGGAACGACCTACTTTGCCTTAGCTGTCATTAGACACCTGGAGCGTTTAGGAGTTCCTTGTTTCAACTCATCTGCGCCTATTGATTTGGTTAAAGACAAACTTTTTACCCAACAGATTCTTGCAGAAAAATCCTTACCGGTCCCCAAAACTATGTTAGCGAAATTCCCAGTAGATTTTGACCTAATAGAGGACAGAATAGGGTTTCCCATCATACTCAAAACCCTATCAGGATCACAAGGAAAAGGAGTCTTTTTATCAGAAAATAAGAAGAGCTTTGAAGATCTGATTCAATTGATAGAAGCTACAAATCCTAAAGCAAACATCATCCTTCAGGAATTTATAAAAGACAGCTATGGACGAGATTTAAGAGTCTTTACCCTGGGAGGGAGAGCTGTCGCCTGTATGGAAAGGAGTAGTACCACTGATGGATTCAAAGCTAACTTTTCTGCGGGAGGAGAAGTGCGTGCTTATGAACTAACTCCTGAAATAGAATGGCTAGCTTCTGAAGCTTCACGTGTATTGGGATTAGATATTGCCGGAGTGGATCTTTTATTTGATGGTAACCACTTTAAAATCTGTGAAGTCAATTCCTCTCCTGGATTCGAAGGATTAGATCAGGCTTGTAATACGAATGCTGCCAAAGAGATTTTCCACTATCTCAAAATACGATTGGGAATATTTCCTTCGAAAAAGAATCAAGGAACAGCGGAATGA
- a CDS encoding GNAT family N-acetyltransferase — MIDSLEWTEWNHLNDMANNVDREICQQMADLLARNYRSSNDGEIYSNPELEYLISKKSTDKIALLCSKNYTAFCQNKEGKVIAFGLLVQNERWEIKYLNVDPDYKGQGIGRRINSLREETAKAQGVKEIYVESLLFPGTLAFHRSNGYLRIPSPKPLYYTILMKKNLD; from the coding sequence ATGATAGACTCATTGGAATGGACAGAATGGAATCATCTGAACGATATGGCTAATAATGTTGATAGGGAGATTTGCCAACAAATGGCAGATCTGTTGGCACGTAATTATCGTTCAAGTAATGATGGGGAGATCTATTCTAACCCTGAGTTAGAATACCTCATATCTAAGAAGTCAACTGATAAAATTGCTCTCCTTTGCAGTAAGAACTACACAGCCTTCTGTCAAAATAAAGAAGGAAAAGTCATAGCTTTTGGCTTATTGGTACAGAATGAAAGATGGGAAATCAAATACCTCAATGTTGATCCTGACTATAAAGGCCAGGGCATAGGCCGGAGAATTAACAGCCTCCGAGAAGAAACTGCAAAAGCCCAAGGAGTGAAAGAGATTTATGTGGAAAGTCTCCTCTTTCCTGGAACTCTTGCTTTCCATAGAAGTAATGGATACTTGCGTATTCCCAGTCCAAAACCTTTGTACTATACAATCCTCATGAAAAAGAACCTAGATTGA
- the lipA gene encoding lipoyl synthase, with protein MLHFILPDKYYQKSSKNQDWLDLDCKSRYVKSMSDSILRKPEWLKIKVNTNKNYQSVRRSIQEGGLHTVCQEAKCPNLHECWNEHKTATFMILGDTCTRRCRFCSVKTGMPEEVDPLEPVRLAKTIVDMGVRHAVITMVDRDDLKDGGAAAMAATVKAIRRTKHPVSIEILTGDFMAKEESLDIIAESKPDIFSHNLETVRRLTPLIRSRSEYDRSLKVLKMYKERDPKAVVKSSLMLGLGETKEEVIEALDDLLAHGVQMVNLGQYLQPTKQQIPVKKYWSPEEFQELKEIALAKGFRHCEAGPLVRSSYHAGESFDKLRSHQH; from the coding sequence ATGCTTCATTTTATACTCCCGGATAAATATTATCAAAAAAGTAGTAAAAATCAAGATTGGTTGGACTTGGACTGCAAAAGTCGTTATGTTAAAAGCATGTCAGATTCGATATTAAGAAAGCCGGAGTGGCTAAAAATAAAGGTAAATACCAACAAAAACTATCAAAGTGTACGTAGAAGTATACAAGAAGGGGGCCTTCATACTGTATGTCAGGAGGCTAAGTGTCCCAATCTGCATGAGTGTTGGAATGAACACAAAACTGCAACATTTATGATCCTTGGAGATACTTGTACCAGACGCTGTCGATTTTGTTCGGTAAAAACGGGCATGCCCGAAGAAGTGGATCCTCTTGAACCTGTCAGGCTAGCCAAAACCATAGTTGATATGGGAGTTCGGCATGCGGTCATAACCATGGTTGACAGGGATGACCTTAAAGATGGGGGGGCTGCTGCCATGGCTGCAACTGTCAAAGCCATAAGACGCACAAAGCATCCTGTATCTATTGAAATCCTTACAGGAGACTTTATGGCCAAAGAAGAATCTTTGGATATTATCGCTGAATCCAAACCGGATATCTTTAGTCATAACCTGGAGACTGTCAGAAGATTGACACCCCTTATTCGAAGTCGATCAGAATATGATCGTTCCTTAAAGGTTCTTAAGATGTATAAAGAAAGGGATCCTAAAGCTGTTGTTAAGAGTAGCCTTATGCTTGGTTTAGGGGAAACAAAAGAAGAGGTGATAGAAGCTCTAGATGATTTATTAGCCCATGGTGTGCAGATGGTCAACTTGGGACAGTATCTTCAACCAACAAAACAACAGATTCCGGTTAAGAAATATTGGTCTCCTGAAGAGTTTCAGGAACTCAAAGAAATAGCTTTGGCTAAAGGATTTAGACATTGTGAAGCTGGACCTCTTGTCCGATCCAGCTATCATGCAGGGGAATCCTTTGATAAATTACGTTCTCATCAGCATTAG
- a CDS encoding ferredoxin--NADP reductase, which produces MKHKILQKRYLSDDTFVLRFERNGLEFNPGQHLTVGPFGSPDRREYSIYSGTKDDYLEVLVKRIDEGQVTPKLNKLKEGDDLEINGPFGFFQLQEDPEAHHYFISTGTGISPFHCFAHTDEKLQYTLLHGIRFLSESYDAGHYPTDRYISCTSRSDEGQFHGRVTQYLSDQRLPTDGQYYLCGNCDMIYEAYDILVAKGIDRERIQTEVYF; this is translated from the coding sequence ATGAAGCATAAAATCCTTCAGAAGAGGTATCTAAGTGATGACACCTTTGTCTTAAGATTCGAAAGAAATGGCTTAGAGTTTAACCCTGGTCAGCATTTAACAGTGGGACCCTTTGGGAGTCCAGATCGTAGAGAGTATTCCATTTATTCTGGAACGAAAGATGACTATCTGGAAGTACTTGTTAAGCGAATTGATGAAGGACAGGTGACTCCTAAGCTTAATAAATTGAAAGAAGGGGATGATCTGGAAATAAACGGTCCCTTCGGATTCTTTCAACTTCAAGAGGATCCAGAAGCACATCATTACTTTATTAGTACAGGAACAGGAATAAGTCCTTTTCATTGCTTTGCCCATACAGATGAGAAGCTGCAATATACTTTATTACATGGTATTAGATTTTTATCAGAAAGTTATGATGCCGGTCATTATCCTACTGATCGCTATATTAGTTGTACATCCCGTAGTGATGAAGGTCAATTTCACGGTCGGGTAACCCAATATTTATCGGATCAGAGGCTACCCACTGATGGACAGTATTATCTATGTGGTAATTGCGATATGATTTATGAGGCTTATGATATATTAGTAGCCAAAGGTATTGATAGAGAGAGAATACAGACAGAAGTGTACTTTTAA
- the rlmN gene encoding 23S rRNA (adenine(2503)-C(2))-methyltransferase RlmN produces MERLYGKDIEELKAIALEAGLKAFAGKQLATWLYQKHIRSFDDMTNISKNARTYLQEHYELGIYDPIKVDASQDGTKKYLYQVVKDHYVEAAYIPDGERATLCLSSQVGCKMGCLFCMTARQGFQGHLDAGEILNQLHSLPEFDNITNLVYMGMGEPLDNWIQVKKSIDILTSDWGYAMSPRRITLSTIGVIPAMKQFLDDSKAHLAISIHSPFDDERRKLMPIQQVFPIKDVIKTLEDYDWRGQRRLSFEYIMFSGVNDSPDHAQELVKLLSRFKSRVNLIHFHPIPDSPLIGSSRDRMEKFQNILKDKGLMTTIRKSRGEDILAACGLLSTKEKVKKIEVDY; encoded by the coding sequence GTGGAAAGATTATATGGCAAAGATATAGAAGAACTAAAGGCAATAGCTCTAGAAGCAGGTCTCAAGGCTTTTGCTGGAAAACAGTTGGCCACCTGGCTCTATCAAAAACATATTAGATCCTTTGATGATATGACCAACATATCTAAGAATGCTCGAACGTATTTACAAGAGCACTATGAATTAGGTATCTATGATCCTATCAAGGTGGATGCCAGTCAGGATGGAACCAAAAAATATCTTTATCAGGTCGTAAAAGATCATTATGTAGAAGCCGCGTATATTCCCGATGGAGAGAGGGCTACCTTGTGTTTGTCCAGTCAAGTGGGGTGTAAAATGGGATGTCTCTTTTGTATGACCGCCCGTCAGGGATTCCAGGGACATTTAGATGCCGGGGAAATCCTGAATCAGCTCCATAGTCTGCCTGAGTTTGATAACATTACCAACCTTGTCTATATGGGGATGGGAGAACCCTTGGATAATTGGATTCAAGTTAAGAAAAGCATTGATATCTTAACTTCTGATTGGGGATATGCCATGAGTCCCAGACGAATCACCTTGTCAACCATTGGAGTCATCCCTGCTATGAAGCAGTTTTTGGATGATTCTAAGGCCCATCTTGCCATCAGTATTCACAGTCCCTTCGATGATGAGAGACGAAAACTAATGCCCATTCAACAAGTTTTTCCTATTAAGGATGTTATTAAGACATTAGAAGATTATGATTGGAGAGGACAAAGACGATTATCCTTTGAATACATTATGTTTAGTGGCGTCAATGACAGTCCTGACCACGCACAAGAATTAGTCAAACTTCTAAGTCGCTTCAAAAGCCGTGTGAATCTAATACATTTTCATCCCATTCCTGACAGTCCCCTTATAGGAAGTTCACGTGATCGAATGGAAAAGTTTCAAAACATTCTTAAAGATAAAGGCTTGATGACAACAATTCGTAAAAGCAGGGGGGAAGATATCCTCGCCGCTTGTGGATTATTATCGACAAAGGAAAAGGTCAAAAAAATAGAAGTGGACTATTAA
- a CDS encoding ferredoxin--NADP reductase, producing MEEGLKQEITVLEQIALTQDAYYIKLQKPSQAIPGQLVSLSIKSEEPFRHYSLASGTQDDHWGILYKEVEGGWLTPRLSQIGAGDTLWVTEPFGEFLLPQDNNIIWIGTGTGVAPFRAFINSTIDKNVTFLHGARSKEDFYFHQDFAAHLGDNYICCSSLDVHPDYYQGRLTKYITEEFDLIDGTYMICGATEMVIAVREILLDKGVPFDKILSEIYF from the coding sequence ATGGAAGAAGGACTAAAACAAGAAATAACTGTACTGGAACAGATAGCACTCACTCAGGATGCCTATTACATTAAGTTGCAGAAACCTTCGCAAGCTATACCGGGACAGTTAGTATCTTTGTCTATAAAATCAGAGGAACCTTTTCGGCACTACAGCTTGGCTAGTGGAACCCAAGATGATCATTGGGGGATACTATACAAGGAAGTTGAGGGGGGATGGCTTACTCCCCGTTTGAGTCAGATAGGGGCTGGTGATACTCTATGGGTTACAGAACCTTTTGGAGAGTTTTTACTTCCTCAAGATAATAATATAATATGGATAGGTACTGGAACGGGAGTTGCTCCTTTTAGAGCATTTATTAACTCCACTATAGACAAGAACGTTACTTTTCTTCATGGGGCGCGATCAAAAGAGGATTTCTATTTTCATCAGGATTTTGCAGCTCATCTAGGTGATAATTATATTTGCTGTTCTTCTTTGGATGTTCATCCTGACTATTATCAAGGACGTTTAACCAAATATATAACAGAAGAGTTTGATCTTATTGATGGGACATATATGATCTGTGGAGCAACAGAAATGGTTATTGCTGTCAGAGAAATCCTCTTGGACAAAGGAGTTCCCTTTGATAAGATCCTGTCGGAAATCTACTTCTAA
- a CDS encoding YeeE/YedE family protein, with the protein MIEWLSQPWPWYVSGPLIGLMVPLLLFLGNKQFGISSSLRHLCAISLPHKPEYLRYNWREYSWNLALVLGVIVGALLAVILLKGNQTPDISLKTKEMLLNWNITDIKGLSPISVFGLDQIVHLKNLILIIGGGFLVGFGTRYAGGCTSGHAIMGLSLLNFGSLVAVIGFFIGGLLMSHIILPMILGL; encoded by the coding sequence ATGATTGAATGGTTATCACAACCTTGGCCATGGTATGTATCTGGCCCCCTTATAGGATTAATGGTTCCTTTATTGCTTTTCCTTGGGAATAAGCAGTTTGGAATATCATCCTCTCTTAGGCACCTTTGTGCTATTTCTCTACCACATAAACCAGAGTATCTTCGTTATAATTGGCGTGAATATAGCTGGAATTTAGCTCTAGTATTAGGAGTCATTGTGGGTGCCCTTCTAGCTGTTATTCTTCTAAAGGGTAATCAGACACCAGATATATCCTTAAAAACAAAAGAGATGTTACTCAATTGGAATATTACAGATATCAAAGGGCTATCCCCTATATCTGTTTTTGGATTAGATCAAATCGTCCATTTAAAGAATTTGATCTTGATAATAGGAGGAGGATTCCTAGTGGGATTTGGCACAAGATATGCGGGGGGATGTACTTCTGGACATGCTATTATGGGTTTGAGTCTTCTAAACTTCGGTTCCCTTGTGGCTGTGATTGGCTTTTTTATTGGTGGACTTCTTATGAGTCATATTATTCTTCCCATGATCCTAGGTTTATAG
- a CDS encoding DUF6691 family protein yields the protein MKLTKFFIMGLFFGIVLTKAEVVSWFRIQEMFHFQSIHMFGIIGSAIAVGILTTTIIRVFKLKTIKGETIKLEGKPFNKVGNLVGGSIFGLGWAMTGACPGPLYALLGAGYYSFFFAILSAMFGVWVYALLKPKLPH from the coding sequence ATGAAATTGACAAAATTCTTTATAATGGGCTTGTTTTTCGGGATTGTGCTTACTAAAGCAGAAGTAGTTTCCTGGTTTCGCATACAAGAAATGTTTCATTTTCAATCCATTCATATGTTTGGCATCATAGGTAGTGCCATAGCAGTGGGTATCTTAACAACTACGATTATTAGGGTTTTTAAGCTCAAAACAATAAAAGGAGAAACAATAAAACTGGAAGGAAAACCTTTTAACAAAGTAGGTAACTTAGTAGGTGGTTCTATTTTTGGATTAGGTTGGGCAATGACAGGTGCCTGCCCAGGGCCATTATATGCCTTATTGGGAGCTGGTTATTATAGCTTCTTCTTTGCCATATTGTCAGCCATGTTTGGGGTTTGGGTTTATGCCCTTTTAAAACCCAAACTACCCCACTGA
- a CDS encoding LysR family transcriptional regulator produces MYVDGNRIQIFHEIYRLGSISKAAEKLCRTQSAISQQLKVLEDELGGSLFHRDKKGLELTILGQSIMADVTAVMSSLDSIKRKSIGYTQGQAGILSIGASDTSFLYYLKDPLKQFSQLHPHMEMKIINSKGNDLLSKMDKGELEAVVLALSQIPQHCHGLDLGIREDILISNSMVKKNWKDIVRESVFIYPDQNSNTRQFIDTILHQHSIVPAKTIEAGSIVAIKSMVELGLGCSIIPCIALDKNDTGLYAYSLKGEQARHLYLLTKASRPPSPPLKELINILSVG; encoded by the coding sequence TCAAAGGCTGCAGAAAAGCTATGCCGTACTCAGTCAGCTATAAGCCAGCAGTTAAAGGTATTGGAGGATGAGTTAGGAGGTTCTTTATTTCATAGAGATAAGAAAGGCCTTGAATTAACTATACTGGGACAATCCATTATGGCAGATGTTACTGCTGTTATGTCTTCTTTGGACAGTATAAAAAGGAAGAGCATAGGATATACACAGGGGCAGGCAGGGATTTTATCCATAGGAGCCAGTGATACTTCATTTCTTTATTATTTGAAGGACCCTTTAAAACAATTTAGTCAACTCCATCCCCATATGGAGATGAAAATCATTAATAGTAAAGGGAACGATCTACTCTCAAAGATGGATAAAGGAGAGCTGGAAGCTGTTGTATTAGCCCTTTCCCAAATTCCTCAACACTGTCATGGCCTTGATTTGGGCATACGGGAAGATATATTGATAAGTAATTCAATGGTTAAAAAAAACTGGAAGGACATTGTACGAGAATCTGTTTTCATTTATCCGGATCAAAACTCTAATACACGACAATTTATTGATACTATATTACATCAACATTCCATTGTGCCTGCTAAAACCATTGAGGCAGGAAGCATTGTTGCTATCAAAAGTATGGTTGAATTAGGATTGGGATGCTCGATTATTCCCTGTATTGCTTTGGATAAAAACGATACTGGCCTATATGCCTATTCACTTAAGGGGGAGCAGGCTCGGCATTTGTATTTATTAACAAAAGCTTCTCGACCGCCTTCTCCTCCCCTAAAGGAGTTAATTAATATTTTATCAGTGGGGTAG